In Shinella sp. XGS7, a single genomic region encodes these proteins:
- the acnB gene encoding bifunctional aconitate hydratase 2/2-methylisocitrate dehydratase, with the protein MLQAYRQHAAERAALGIPPLPLDAKQVAELIELIKNPPAGEDAFLLDLLTHRVPPGVDDAAKVKASFLAAVAHGDIAVGLISKAKATELLGTMVGGYNVHPLIELLDDAEVAGVAAEGLKKTLLMFDYFNDVAAKAKAGNAKAQEVMQSWADGEWFTSRPEVEKKITVTVFKVPGETNTDDLSPAPDAWSRPDIPLHYLAMLKNTRPDAAFKPEEDGKRGPMQFIEDLKKKGNLVAYVGDVVGTGSSRKSATNSVIWATGQDIPFVPNKRFGGVTLGGKIAPIFFNTQEDSGSLPIEVDVSKLEMGDVIDVLPYDGKLVKNGETVAEFKLKSDVLFDEVRAGGRINLIIGRSLTAKAREFLGLPASTLFRLPSAPAESKAGFTLAQKMVGRAVGLPEGQGVRPGTYCEPKMTTVGSQDTTGPMTRDELKDLACLGFSADLVMQSFCHTAAYPKPVDVKTHRELPAFISNRGGVALRPGDGVIHSWLNRLLLPDTVGTGGDSHTRFPIGISFPAGSGLVAFGAATGVMPLDMPESVLVRFKGELQPGVTLRDLVHAIPLYAIKAGLLTVAKAGKKNVFSGRILEIEGLPDLKVEQAFELSDASAERSAAGCTIKLNPEPIKEYLSSNIVLMKNMIADGYADAKTLQRRIEKVEAWLAKPELLEADKDAEYAAVIEIDLAEIKEPIVCCPNDPDDAKFLSDVAGTKIDEAFIGSCMTNIGHFRAAAKLLGGQRDIPVKLWVAPPTKMDQSELIKEGHYAAFGTAGARTEMPGCSLCMGNQAQVREGATVISTSTRNFPNRLGKNTNVFLGSAELAAIASRLGRLPTKEEYLKEMGVIDADKASVYRYMNFDQIEEYADVAKSV; encoded by the coding sequence ATGCTGCAAGCCTACCGCCAACACGCCGCCGAACGCGCCGCCCTCGGCATCCCGCCCCTGCCCCTGGACGCCAAGCAGGTGGCCGAGCTGATCGAGCTGATCAAGAACCCGCCGGCCGGTGAAGACGCGTTCCTGCTGGACCTGCTGACCCACCGCGTGCCCCCGGGGGTGGACGATGCCGCCAAGGTCAAGGCCAGCTTCCTGGCCGCCGTGGCGCATGGCGACATTGCCGTCGGCCTGATCTCCAAGGCCAAGGCCACCGAGCTGCTGGGCACCATGGTGGGCGGCTACAACGTGCATCCGCTGATCGAGCTGCTGGACGACGCCGAAGTGGCGGGTGTGGCGGCCGAGGGTCTGAAGAAGACCCTCTTGATGTTCGACTACTTCAACGACGTGGCCGCCAAGGCCAAGGCCGGCAATGCCAAGGCCCAGGAAGTGATGCAGAGCTGGGCCGACGGCGAGTGGTTCACCAGCCGCCCCGAGGTCGAGAAGAAGATCACCGTCACCGTCTTCAAGGTACCCGGCGAGACCAATACCGACGACCTCTCGCCCGCCCCCGACGCCTGGAGCCGCCCGGACATCCCGCTGCACTACCTGGCCATGCTGAAGAACACCCGCCCCGACGCGGCCTTCAAGCCCGAGGAAGACGGCAAGCGCGGCCCGATGCAGTTCATCGAGGACCTGAAGAAGAAGGGCAACCTCGTGGCCTATGTGGGCGACGTGGTCGGCACCGGCTCCAGCCGCAAGTCCGCCACCAACTCGGTGATCTGGGCCACCGGCCAGGACATCCCCTTCGTGCCGAACAAGCGCTTCGGCGGCGTGACCCTGGGCGGCAAGATCGCCCCCATCTTCTTCAACACCCAGGAAGACTCCGGCTCGCTGCCCATCGAGGTGGACGTGAGCAAGCTGGAGATGGGTGACGTCATCGACGTGCTGCCCTATGACGGCAAGCTGGTGAAGAACGGTGAGACCGTCGCCGAGTTCAAGCTCAAGAGCGATGTGCTGTTCGACGAAGTGCGCGCCGGCGGCCGCATCAACCTGATCATCGGACGCTCGCTGACCGCCAAGGCACGCGAGTTCCTGGGCCTGCCCGCCTCCACCCTGTTCCGCCTGCCCTCGGCCCCTGCCGAGTCCAAGGCCGGCTTCACCCTGGCGCAGAAGATGGTCGGTCGCGCCGTCGGCCTGCCGGAAGGTCAGGGCGTGCGCCCGGGCACCTACTGCGAACCCAAGATGACCACGGTCGGCTCGCAGGACACCACCGGCCCGATGACCCGCGACGAGCTGAAGGACCTGGCCTGCCTGGGCTTCAGCGCGGACCTGGTGATGCAGTCCTTCTGCCACACCGCGGCCTACCCCAAGCCGGTGGACGTCAAGACCCACCGCGAGCTGCCCGCCTTCATCTCCAACCGCGGCGGCGTGGCCCTGCGTCCGGGTGACGGCGTGATCCACAGCTGGCTGAACCGCCTGCTGCTGCCCGACACCGTGGGCACCGGCGGCGACTCGCACACCCGCTTCCCCATCGGCATCTCCTTCCCGGCCGGCTCCGGTCTGGTGGCCTTCGGCGCCGCCACCGGCGTGATGCCGCTGGACATGCCCGAGTCGGTGCTGGTGCGCTTCAAGGGCGAGCTGCAGCCCGGCGTCACCCTGCGTGACCTGGTGCATGCCATCCCCCTGTACGCCATCAAGGCCGGTCTGCTGACCGTGGCCAAGGCCGGCAAGAAGAATGTGTTCTCCGGCCGCATCCTGGAAATCGAAGGTCTGCCCGACCTGAAGGTGGAACAGGCTTTCGAGCTGAGCGATGCCTCGGCCGAGCGCTCGGCCGCCGGCTGCACCATCAAGCTCAATCCCGAGCCGATCAAGGAATACCTCAGCAGCAATATCGTGCTGATGAAGAACATGATCGCCGACGGTTATGCCGACGCCAAGACCCTGCAGCGCCGCATCGAGAAGGTCGAGGCCTGGCTGGCCAAGCCCGAGCTGCTGGAAGCCGACAAGGACGCCGAGTACGCTGCCGTGATCGAGATCGATCTGGCCGAAATCAAGGAACCCATCGTCTGCTGCCCCAACGACCCGGACGACGCCAAGTTCCTGTCCGACGTGGCCGGCACCAAGATCGACGAAGCCTTCATCGGCTCCTGCATGACCAATATCGGCCACTTCCGTGCCGCGGCCAAGCTGCTGGGCGGCCAGCGCGACATCCCGGTCAAGCTGTGGGTCGCGCCGCCGACCAAGATGGACCAGAGCGAGCTGATCAAGGAAGGCCACTACGCCGCCTTCGGCACCGCCGGTGCGCGCACCGAGATGCCGGGCTGCTCGCTGTGCATGGGCAACCAGGCCCAGGTCCGCGAAGGCGCCACCGTCATCTCCACCTCCACCCGCAACTTCCCCAACCGTCTGGGCAAGAACACCAATGTGTTCCTGGGCTCGGCCGAGCTGGCCGCCATCGCGTCCCGCCTGGGCCGCCTGCCGACCAAGGAGGAGTACCTGAAGGAGATGGGCGTGATCGACGCCGACAAGGCCAGCGTCTACCGCTACATGAACTTCGACCAGATCGAGGAATACGCGGACGTGGCCAAGAGCGTCTGA
- a CDS encoding type II toxin-antitoxin system VapC family toxin — translation MMAVDTSVLIDLLGDDARADAAEAALRLALSSGPVVVCDVVLSEVTAGLGHGAEVMDALEEMGLAFSPIDQRAAIRAGEMQRKYKQRLREKQEAGAQPGTGAAAPRTIPDFLVGAHALLQCSGLITRDQGFFRDYFKGLKVIVPSAP, via the coding sequence ATGATGGCCGTAGACACCTCGGTGCTGATCGATCTGCTGGGCGATGACGCCCGGGCGGACGCGGCCGAGGCTGCGCTGCGCCTGGCCCTGTCCAGCGGTCCCGTGGTGGTCTGCGATGTGGTGCTCAGCGAGGTCACGGCCGGCCTGGGCCACGGCGCCGAGGTCATGGACGCGCTGGAGGAGATGGGCCTGGCCTTCTCGCCCATCGACCAGCGCGCCGCCATCCGCGCCGGCGAGATGCAGCGCAAGTACAAGCAGCGCCTGCGCGAGAAGCAGGAGGCCGGCGCCCAGCCCGGCACCGGCGCCGCGGCGCCCCGCACGATTCCCGACTTCCTGGTGGGCGCGCATGCCCTGCTGCAATGCAGCGGCCTGATCACGCGCGACCAGGGTTTCTTCCGCGACTACTTCAAGGGGCTCAAGGTCATCGTACCGAGCGCCCCCTGA
- a CDS encoding AbrB/MazE/SpoVT family DNA-binding domain-containing protein: MEATVAERGQITLPKAVRDALGLTKGTTLKVELDGARIILRKNVDDAISRARGRFKLPEGTSTDDIMRELRGRAPGDPTEA, encoded by the coding sequence ATGGAAGCCACAGTCGCCGAACGCGGGCAGATCACCCTGCCCAAGGCCGTGCGTGACGCCCTGGGCCTGACCAAGGGCACCACGCTCAAGGTGGAGCTGGACGGCGCCCGCATCATCCTGCGCAAGAACGTCGACGACGCCATCTCGCGCGCCCGCGGCCGCTTCAAGCTGCCCGAGGGCACCAGCACCGACGACATCATGCGCGAGCTGCGCGGCCGCGCCCCGGGCGACCCGACCGAGGCCTGA
- a CDS encoding CoA ester lyase: MSHALHPKLALFEEGDAATLLPVVDHYCGVEVRMRKSLELQAEMGPVFDITLDCEDGAPIGGEAEHVLLVAELLNSPANRFGRVGARVHPLDHPSFENDVDGLIARAGEKLAYLMLPKPQSAAEVAQAIAFVDASLARHGIAKPLPIHTLIETHGALREVWQIAALPRIESLSFGLMDFVSAHRGAIPRAGMSVQGQFSHPLVLRAKLEIAAAAHAHGKTPSHCVVTEFKHASAIQEAARRAARELGYTRMWSIHPNQIQPIIDAFAPSTAEIDEAIDIIHAAQAAHWAPIQHRDTLHDRASYRYFWQLLERAYRTQQPLPAEVRQAYFETALG, from the coding sequence ATGAGCCACGCCCTGCATCCCAAGCTGGCCCTCTTCGAAGAGGGCGACGCCGCCACCCTGCTGCCCGTGGTGGACCATTACTGCGGTGTTGAAGTCCGCATGCGAAAGAGCCTGGAATTGCAGGCCGAGATGGGCCCGGTCTTCGACATCACCCTGGACTGCGAGGACGGCGCCCCCATCGGCGGCGAGGCCGAGCATGTGCTGCTGGTGGCCGAGCTGCTCAACAGCCCGGCCAACCGCTTTGGCCGCGTGGGCGCGCGCGTGCACCCGCTGGACCACCCCAGCTTCGAGAACGATGTGGACGGCCTGATCGCCCGGGCGGGCGAGAAGCTGGCCTATCTGATGCTGCCCAAGCCGCAGAGCGCGGCCGAGGTGGCACAGGCCATCGCCTTCGTGGACGCCAGCCTGGCGCGGCACGGCATTGCCAAGCCCCTGCCCATCCACACCCTGATCGAGACCCATGGCGCGCTGCGCGAGGTCTGGCAGATCGCCGCCCTGCCCCGCATCGAGTCGCTGTCCTTCGGCCTGATGGACTTTGTCTCGGCCCACCGCGGCGCCATCCCGCGCGCCGGCATGAGCGTGCAGGGCCAGTTCAGCCACCCCCTGGTGCTGCGCGCCAAACTGGAGATCGCAGCCGCCGCGCACGCCCATGGCAAGACGCCCTCGCACTGCGTGGTGACGGAGTTCAAGCACGCGAGCGCCATCCAGGAAGCCGCGCGTCGCGCCGCCCGCGAGCTGGGCTACACGCGCATGTGGAGCATCCACCCCAACCAGATCCAGCCCATCATCGACGCCTTCGCACCCAGCACGGCCGAGATCGACGAAGCCATCGACATCATCCACGCCGCCCAGGCCGCCCACTGGGCCCCCATCCAGCACCGCGACACCCTGCACGACCGCGCCAGCTACCGCTATTTCTGGCAGCTGCTGGAGCGCGCCTATCGCACACAGCAGCCCCTGCCGGCCGAGGTGCGCCAGGCCTATTTCGAGACGGCTCTCGGGTAA